The following DNA comes from Mucisphaera calidilacus.
TGACCCGGACCCTCCGACCGATCATTGTGGAACGGCGCCGCGTACACCGCCTCAACCTCAAGACGAGGCGACGACGACAACGCATACACCAACGCAAACTGATCGTCGATCTCGTTGTACGTGTCCGTGTCCAGCACCATCCGCACACGGCCCTCAGGCCACATCAGACGACGCATCAACAGTTCAGGGTCCAGTGCCTTCATCATCAATCCTTCAAACAACGACCACGAAAAATACCATCCTACTCGAACGCCACACCCGCCTCCGCCGCCGCCGCTCGGATCAATGCCACACTCGACCTCGCCTCCTCCGCGCTCTGGCAGTGCTCAACGATGACCCAGCTGTCCGCCGCCGCATAAGCCGAAGACAGCCGCAGAAAGGCCGCCCAGTCGGTGTGGCCACGCCCCACAGGCGTCAAACCCATACGCACGTGAAAACCTTCCTCCAGACCCACCTCCTTGACGTGCACCAGCCCGATCCAGCCCCCGAGTCCCGCGACCGTACGCTCCACCAGAGGCATGGGATCGAAACAGTCATCCACGCCCGCGTAAAGACTCGAAGGATCGAGATTGCACCGAAGATGATCCGACCCCACAAGATCCCGAAGCATGGCAAAACGCTCCGCCGAACTGATCACCCCCTTCAGATACGCCTCGACCGTCAACACCACATCATGCGCCGCCGCCAACGCCACCAGCGGGCACAGAGCCGACGCCATCGCCTCGACCGCCGAATCACGCCGGTTCCGCTCGTCAAACAACCCAAACGCCGCCGACGCAAAACTGCCCGGGCCGATCGAGATGTAGCGGCACCCCGTCGCCGGGGTCAACGCGATCAAACGCCGAAGACGATCCGTCTCACGATCCAACGCCCCCCGGTCAGGCGACAAGGGGTTGTAGCCAAACGCCGGAACCTGACAAACCTCCAGACCACGCTCACGAAGCGGATCCATCGCCGCCTCCACACCCCGATCCAGCAAAACGCCCGCGTCAATACTCACGCCACGCACTCCAAGCTCAGCCGCGACGTCATGCGTCGCCTCGCCCGCTTCCAGACCCAGCCGCATCGCCATCAGGCCAGCTCCTTAAAATCCGCAAGATCGACGGCCCGACCCAGCCGCGACGAGGCCGTGACCGCCATCGCGATATCCACACTCAGAACCCCGTCAGCGACAGTCA
Coding sequences within:
- a CDS encoding sugar phosphate isomerase/epimerase family protein, whose amino-acid sequence is MAMRLGLEAGEATHDVAAELGVRGVSIDAGVLLDRGVEAAMDPLRERGLEVCQVPAFGYNPLSPDRGALDRETDRLRRLIALTPATGCRYISIGPGSFASAAFGLFDERNRRDSAVEAMASALCPLVALAAAHDVVLTVEAYLKGVISSAERFAMLRDLVGSDHLRCNLDPSSLYAGVDDCFDPMPLVERTVAGLGGWIGLVHVKEVGLEEGFHVRMGLTPVGRGHTDWAAFLRLSSAYAAADSWVIVEHCQSAEEARSSVALIRAAAAEAGVAFE